Genomic segment of Peribacillus frigoritolerans:
ATTCCCCTTATCGTCTGTCCCCTTAAAGCATCCTGAAACTGTTCGACAGGTTCAGGTGCTTTAATGATCTTTGGCCAGAAGACGGACACTTCCTTGATCTCTTTTCCGAGTATGAGCTGCTCTAACGTTCTTCTGACTGTTTCCACTTCTGGAAGTTCTGGCATTGCAATCACCTATCTTATATTATTTGGCATCAAACCATGTTGGCCCGAAAGCATAATCCACTTTAAGGGGCACGTTCAATTCAATGGCATTTTCCATTTCCTCCGGAACGATCACTTTAAGGATTTCCAGTTCCTCAGGAGGGGTTTCAAAAATCAATTCATCATGCACCTGAAGAAGCATTCTCGTTTTAAGCCCTTCACTTTTCAGGCGCTTATTCATGTTTATCATGGCAAGCTTGATGATATCCGCGGCGCTGCCCTGAATCGGCGTGTTCATTGCTGTCCGTTCGGCAAAGCTCCTTATGTTGAAATTCCTGCTTGTTATCTCAGGTATATAGCGCCTCCTTTGCATCAGAGTCGTGCTATACCCTTTTTGACGGGCCTCATGTATGCTTTCTTCCATATATTCCTGAACACCAGGAAAGCTTCTTAAATACTTCTCGATGAACTCTCCAGCTTCTTTTCTCGTAATGCCAAGACTTTGCGATAGTCCGTAATCACTTATACCATAAACGATTCCGAAGTTGACCGCTTTGGCATGGCGCCTCATGTTCGAAGTGACTTCCTCTGCCGATACATGGAACACATCCATGGCTGTCTTTGTATGGATGTCCATCCCGGCCTGGAATGCTTCCACCAATCCGCTGTCATTGGCGATATGCGCCAGAACGCGCAGCTCGATCTGGGAGTAGTCGGCAGCAAAAATGATCCAATTCTTTTCGGAAGGAATGAAGGCCTGCCTGATTTTCCTTCCTTCTTCCAGTCTGATCGGGATATTCTGCAGATTGGGATCTGTTGAGCTTAAACGGCCGGTCTGGGTCAATGCTTGGTTGAACCGGGTGTGCACCTTGTCCGTTTTACCATTGACCACCTTAAGCAACCCTTCAATATAAGTGGATTGCAACTTACCAAGCTGGCGATACAATAGTATCTCCTTAACGATATCATGCTTGCTCTCCAGTTTTTCCAACACATCGGCTGACGTCGAATAACCTGTTTTAGTTTTCTTCATGACAGGAAGCTCCAACTTTTCAAACAGGATGGCCCCAAGCTGTTTAGGTGAATTGATATTGAACGCCTCTCCAGCCAAATCAAAAATTCGTGCCTCGATGTTTCTTAAGCGAATGGCTATTTCCTGTCCCATGTTTTTCAGTCGACCTATATCCACCTTGATTCCCTGCCATTCCATATTGGCCAGGATGATCGATAGTGGTAGCTCCAGTTCCGTAAATAGGTGAAATTGCTCGAACTCTTGCAGCTTATCAATCATCGGTTCTTTCAGGGACAGAATCGCCTTCGCTTTTCTGGCGATATGCTCCCTCAATTCCGCTTCCTCAGGTATTTTGCGTTTTGCACCTTTTCCATAAAAAACGTCATCCGTTTCAAGGCGGATAGCACCTTGAGTTTTCGTGATTTCTGCCACTTCGTCCACTGACTCTGCCGGATCCAGGATATAGGATGCCAAAAATACATCAAAATCGATGCCTTTTATTTCGACTCCTCGATGGCGAAGTGCCACAACCGTACGCTTCGCATCGAAAACCGTTTTCTTTTTTGTTTCATCCTCTGCCCAGGATTTAAAGGCACCGGAACTCAGAGCATCATCTCCATGGAAGTAAAAATGACCTTGTTCATTACTGATGGCGATCCCTATTATATCGGCACGATGATAATTATCTTCTAAAATTTCAACATACAAAGCACTTTCATCGGCAAACATCCCTTCTGTCATTTCAGCCGAGTGAACCTCAATCTTTTCCTGTTCAAGCGGCGCACTTTCCGTTACATCCAATTTATCGAGCAAAGTCGAAAAGCCAAGCTCCTTATAGAATGAGATGACTCGATCCTGATCCATGCCAGTATACTCGGTCTCGTTTACGGAAACTTCAAGCGGCGCTTCCCTCGTTATTGTAGCCAGCTCTTTGCTTAATAAGGCTAGGTCTTTATGTTCTTCTATTTTCTCTTTCAATTTCTGTCCGCTAACCTCTTCAATCGACTGCAGAAGGTTTTCAACCGTTTCAAATTGATGCAATAATTTAAGGGCAGTCTTTTCACCAACACCCGGAATACCGGGGATATTATCGGAGGCATCTCCCATCAGCCCTTTTAAATCTATGATTTGCAAAGGGGATAGACCATATTTTTCATGTATATGCTTTGGAGTGTATTCCTCAATTTCAGTAATCCCCTTTTTCGTGATGGAAACCGTCGTACTAGGGGAGGATAATTGTGTTAAATCCTTATCACCGGAAATGACCTTCACTTCAAAACCATCTTTTTCCGCTTGTAAAGACAGCGTACCGATAATATCATCGGCTTCGTAGTTCTCCAGTTCATACCTTTTTATTTGAAAACAATCAAGCAGCTCGCGAATGAAAGGGAATTGCTCCGATAATTCTGGCGGCGTTTTTTGGCGCCCCCCCTTATATTCTTTAAATGATGCATGTCTGAATGTCGTTTTACCCGCATCGAATGCCACAAGTATGTGCGTTGGCTTTTCTTCTTCAAGAATGCGGTTGAGCATCATGGTGAATCCGTACACGGAATTCGTATGGACACCCTTATCATTATTCAAGAGCGGAAGCGCAAAAAACGCACGGTATGCAATGCTGTTTCCATCTATGAGTACTAGCTTTTTATCCAAATCCGTCTTCCTCCAGTCATACAGATTTATGTAGTTATAGCTTCTATATAAAACGCAAAAAGCCGTTCATTTTCCTTCTCTATTCTACCATGAGTAGAAGCGGAAAGAAAAATGACGGCATCAAGGTTATTTAGTATTTCCCATTAACAAGCTGGCATAAGGGGAATCCGAAGGAAGAACGATGACCGTTTGATCTCCGATCGTTTTTTTGTAGGATTCAAGAGTCCGGTATAGTTTATAAAATTCGGGGTCTTTGGAAAACGACTTATTATAGATTTTCGCTGCTTCCCCTTCTCCTTCAGCCCTGATCACTTCTGCATCAGCCTCTGCAGTAGAGAGCAATTCTTTCACTTTCCGATCGGTATCCGCGATGATACGATTTTTCTTCGCATCACCTTTTGATAGGTATTCTTGCGCTTTCGATTCCCGCTCGGAAATCATCCTCTTGAAGACGGATGCTTCGTTTTCGGCAGGCAGGTCAGTACGCTTAATCCGGACATCCGTCAGGCTGATGCCATAACTGTCCTTTTGCAGCAGATCGTTGACTTTTTCGGTTATGCGGTCGTTTAAACTTCCCCTGGATGACTTCTCATCATTGATGATCTCATCATAATTCAGCTGGCCCAGCTCTGAACGAACTGCCGAATAGATGAACTCTTCCATTTTCGTTTCGGCATTCTCAAGTGTCCTTGCATTTGTAATCAATTTCTTCGGATCTTCTATTCTCCAAACGGCATAGTTGTCGATCAGCATCCGCTTTTTATCTTTCGTATTGATTTCCGCTTCTGAAACATCGGAAGTCATTTGATACTTCGGCAAGGTCACGACACTCTGAATGAATGGCACCTTCGCCTTCAATCCCGGGGTCTTATCGATCCTTACCACCTCACCGAATTGGCGGACGACCTTGTATTCTCCCTCTTTGACGATATAGACATTGGTGAAGATGATTAGCAGTAGCGCGATGATAATAATCAGGAAAATGCCGAATCTCACATAGCCCCTCCAATGAAAATTCCCTTTTTTGAGTTCAGAGAAATCTATTATTTTTCCACTCATTGTTTAGAGCCCCCTTCCCCTGTCGCTTTTTCTTCCGATGCATTCCCTTTTTTCGTTTCTTCTTCAGGTATAGCGGCTTCATCAGGGGCAGGAGTTTTTTTCGTTTCCTCCTTTTCAAGTGAGCGAAGCGGCAAGTACTTCATTGTGTTTCCGTCATCATTCATAATATAAATCTCTGCATTCGGCAATACTTCCTCAAGGGTCTCAATAATAAGGCGGTCCTTCGTAATCCCCTTATTGCCCTTATACTCACTGAGTAATTTTTCAAAGACCGCTACATCCCCGCGGGCAGCTTCCGTACGGGCAGCTTTATCTCCATTAGCCTGTGAAATGAGGGCATCTTTTTCCCCTTCCGCTTCATTCATACGCTTATTTTCATATTTATCCGCTTCGTTGATTTTCGTATTCGCCGTTTCCCGGGCATCCGTTACATTGGTAAATGCTTTCCGCACTTCTTCATTAGGTAACTCCACGTCCTGGAGTTTAACCGCAGATATGGAAATTCCGACATCATATTTCTCCATTAGCTGTGACAATAAATCGCGTACATCCGCTTCGATTTGCGCTTTACCAGATGTAAGGGCATCATCGATTTTCGTGCTGCCGATTATGCTCCGTAATGCAGCTGAAGTCGTATCGTATAATATTTTTTCTGGATCTTCTGCATTGTATAGATATTTTGGAGGGTCGGTGATTTTCCACTGAACCACTAGGTCGGCCAGCACAATATTTTCATCACCCGTAATCATTTTGGTCTCACTCGGGTAATCCGTCACCTCTCCATCCTCTTCCTTATATCCAAATTTAAGACTGAATGTTTCTTTGGATAATTTCTCGACCGATTGAATGGGCCAAGGCAGTTTAAAGTGAAGTCCTGGTTCCGTTATCGTCTCCTCCACTTTACCAAACGTCATTATGACAGCTTGATCAGATTCATCAACCGTGTACCAGGTCGATATCGCAACTACACCTAAAATTAAAATAAGAAAGACAAGTCCTGTGATTGTATATATCCTTTTTAAGCTAACGATATGTATCACCCCTTCTTTGCAGTTATATCTTATTTACGCAAGAAAGGGCCTAAAGTTTCATAAAAATCAAATATTTTCCCAGGAAAATAGGATAGAGGAATGGTTCCCGGGGAATATAGCCAAAATTAAAAGACAGAGACTATGTCTCTGCCTACAGTTTTTTAGGGTTTTGTACAATTTGAATGTTGATTGCAACGTAGGGCACTCGCGTTCCGTCCTTTGTACCTGTAGGTTCTCCTTGGACGGGCTATTCCTACAGGAGTTTCGCTCACCTGTTCCAATCATCTTTGCTTTAAAATTTAGATTGAACTACTACAAAATCAAACAGAGACTATGTCTCTGTCAATGTTTAACTCCTTGGATGAGGGGTTGTACAACCATTGTACCCCTGCATTATGAAGTCCGTTTTAAGGAATTGTAAAGGACATGTAAATAAGATACCCGCTACATTTTCCCTTTTAAGCTTTTATTTAAGGTGACTGTAAAAGTCGTCCCGGTTCCAGGTGTGCTTTCCACGTTGATTTTACCTTTATGGACTTCTATTATATGCTTGACTATTGCCAGTCCAATGCCCGTTCCTCCTGAATCTCGGCTCCTCGCCTTATCGATCCGGTAAAACCGTTCAAAGATCCTTGGCAGTTCTTTTTCTTCGATGCCGATCCCGCTGTCTTGAACTGTAATATCGACGGTCTGTTCATTTTCAATGATGTCAACGGTGACCCTGCCGCCATTTGGTGTATAGGTCAATGCGTTCGTAATCAAATTGATGAAAACCTGTTTGATCCTGTCAGATTCCCCTTCAATGAATACTGGTTCCGGTGATGTTTTAATTTCAAGGGATACTTCTTTTTCCTTCAGCTTGCCTATAAGCATCTCTTGTATTTCGCCAAGTACTTTCGTAATATCCACGACCCCTGCGTTTAAAACGAATTCCTGTTGCTCCATTTTGGATAAATTCAGAAGCTCCTGAATGAGTTCTTGCAGCCGGTCACTTTCTTTCAGGATAATCGATAAAAAGTGCTTTAGGGTCTTTTCGTCTTTTAAGGCGCCATCTAACAATGTTTCAGAAAAGCCTTTAATGGAGGTGATCGGAGTCCTCAATTCATGGGACACATTAGCCACGAAATCCTTCCGCATCTGCTCGAGCCTTTTCAATTCGGTGATATCATGGAAAATGAGGAGGATCCCCTTCCATTCATCATGATTCCCGATAATGGGCGCCCCGTAAATCTCAAAATGCTTTCGTTCTATGGCAAGCGGTATCTTCACCTGTCGTTTTATCGTTTTTTCCGTTCGAAAGATCTCTTCGATGATGGCTATCACTTCCTGATCTTTAATGACCGAATAATATTCCTGAAACAAAAACGTAGCGGCGTTCACATGGAAGCTTTTCTTGAATTCCCGGTTGATTAAGGTCGTATATCCTTTACTGTCTATCAGCAAGACCCCGCTACCGATATTTTCAACAAGTGCTTCCAAACGATCCTGATTCATTTCCCTTGCTACCTCTGTTTCCTGAAGGTTCCTCGCCAATATGTTCAAGGAAGTTGTCAGCATTCCCGTTTCATCGGAATGCCGCCCGAATGTCCGGGTTCCATAATTCCCTTTTGCCAGTTCGATGGCTGCCATCGTCGCCTCTTCGATCGGACGGGTATAATATGAAGTGATTTTACTCGCAAGCATGAGAATGATGATCAAGGCAACCCCTAAACAAATGATCAATATTTGCCACATTTGTTTATTCACTTGATGGATGGCCTCTATTTCATTGCTATGGACGACAAAGCCTTCAATCTCGCCGTCCTTTTCAACCGTCTTCCAATAATAATGGAGGTCCGATTCCCCTTCGACCACTTCATACCCTTCCCCATGCTTAAGCCCTTTTTCCAAAGTTATTTTGCGAAGGACATTGGCATGGCTTTTAAGTATTTCATTGGATGATGTCGAATCGTATAATATTTCCCCACTCGTAGAGAGAATGGTTAAATTCGAATCTAAAAGGGGTGTCAATTTTGCCGTTTTCCCTTTTTCCAAAAAGGACTCGATTCCCCCATGCTCCTGAATATATGTAGAAATGAAAAATGTTTCGTTCTGTATACGCTCATTGAACGTTTTAATATAATAACTTTTGAACAAGTGTCCTAATAAAAAGCCCACGGCCATCAGGACGACCATCACCAATGTGATGAGGGTATATAAGAGCTTTTTACGATAGGTCGTCATTCTTTTTTAGGCTCCTCAAGCTTATACCCCAAGCCCCTTATCGTTTTAATATAGAGAGGTTTTTTTGTATCTTTCTCTATTTTTTCACGAAGATGGCTAATATGGACATCGACGATCCGTGAGTCTCCCGCGAAATCATAATTCCATACCGCACTGAGCAGTTGATCTCTGGTCAGCACTCTTCCTTTATTCTTCGCCAAGTATAAAAGTAATTCAAATTCCTTTGGAGTCAATTCTAATTGCTGTTCATCAAAGAATGCTTCGTATCGTTCCGGGAACACTTTCAATTCCCCTAATTTCAAGAGACCATCTTCCTGATCCTGACTTGACTCACTTCCGTTCGATTGCAACTGCGATCTTCTTAAAATGGCTTTAATCCGTGCCACTACCTCCCTGGGGCTAAATGGCTTGGTCAAGTAATCATCCGCCCCTAGTTCCAGTCCCAGCACCTTGTCAAATTCATCGTCCTTAGCTGTCAGCATCAAGATCGGTATATTGATTTTTTGCTGGCGAAGCTGCTTGCATACTTCAAGCCCGTCCATTTTAGGCAGCATCAAATCCAATACCACTAAATCGGGGCGTATATCCACGGCAGCCTCCAGCCCTTGTTCTCCATCCAAAGCTGTGATAACCGTATAGCCTGATTGTTCTAAATTGTACTGAAGTAAGGTAACTATTGATTGCTCATCATCCACTACGAGAATTTTCTTTGACATTAGATCCTCCTGAATTATGTATTACCCAAAAGACCAATTCCTTGGTCTACTCATCCAATTCCATTATAAAGAATATTATATGAAAATTACACATAAAAAAAACGGAAATAAAGTAATTCCTATCTTCAGCAGGGAGATTATAAGTTCCAGGGTTCTTTTGAAGCGGATTAAAAAACTGCCCGGAGTCGGAAAAAGGCCTTGGCCTTTTCTTCCAATATCCGGGCAGTCTGTACATGATCTCTTATTGAAGGACTTGCATAACAGCTTTAACTGATTCGACTGATTTTGAAAGTGCAGCCTTTTCATCTTCAGTTAAATCAAGTTCGATGATTTGTTCAATACCGTTTGCACCAAGTACAGTCGGCACTCCAAGGTAAATACCTTCAAAGCCGTATTCACCTTCAAGATAAGCGATGGATGGAAGAACGCGACGTTGATCTTTAAGGATCGCTTCAGCCATTTCCACTAGAGATGCAGCTGGTGCATAATATGCGCTTCCGTTTCCAAGAAGGTTTACGATTTCTCCTCCGCCAGTGCGGGTACGAGCTACTATTGCTTCTAAACGATCTTGAGGGATCAATGTTTCCAAAGGAATTCCGCCTGCATAAGAGTAACGCACTAGAGGGACCATATCGTCTCCATGTCCGCCAAGTACGAAACCAGTTACATCTTTAACGGATAAGTTTAATTCTTGAGCTACGAAAGTGCGGAAACGAGCTGTATCTAGTACACCTGATTGTCCGATAACACGTTCTTTAGGGAAACCAGATTCTTTGTATACAGTGTAAGTCATT
This window contains:
- the mdh gene encoding malate dehydrogenase → MSKRKKITVVGAGFTGATAAFLAAQKELGDIVLVDIPQAENPTKGKALDMAEAGPVLGFDANIIGTSDYAETADSDVVIITAGIARKPGMSRDDLVQTNQKVMKSVTKEVVKYSPNTTIIVLTNPVDAMTYTVYKESGFPKERVIGQSGVLDTARFRTFVAQELNLSVKDVTGFVLGGHGDDMVPLVRYSYAGGIPLETLIPQDRLEAIVARTRTGGGEIVNLLGNGSAYYAPAASLVEMAEAILKDQRRVLPSIAYLEGEYGFEGIYLGVPTVLGANGIEQIIELDLTEDEKAALSKSVESVKAVMQVLQ
- the pnpS gene encoding two-component system histidine kinase PnpS, whose translation is MTTYRKKLLYTLITLVMVVLMAVGFLLGHLFKSYYIKTFNERIQNETFFISTYIQEHGGIESFLEKGKTAKLTPLLDSNLTILSTSGEILYDSTSSNEILKSHANVLRKITLEKGLKHGEGYEVVEGESDLHYYWKTVEKDGEIEGFVVHSNEIEAIHQVNKQMWQILIICLGVALIIILMLASKITSYYTRPIEEATMAAIELAKGNYGTRTFGRHSDETGMLTTSLNILARNLQETEVAREMNQDRLEALVENIGSGVLLIDSKGYTTLINREFKKSFHVNAATFLFQEYYSVIKDQEVIAIIEEIFRTEKTIKRQVKIPLAIERKHFEIYGAPIIGNHDEWKGILLIFHDITELKRLEQMRKDFVANVSHELRTPITSIKGFSETLLDGALKDEKTLKHFLSIILKESDRLQELIQELLNLSKMEQQEFVLNAGVVDITKVLGEIQEMLIGKLKEKEVSLEIKTSPEPVFIEGESDRIKQVFINLITNALTYTPNGGRVTVDIIENEQTVDITVQDSGIGIEEKELPRIFERFYRIDKARSRDSGGTGIGLAIVKHIIEVHKGKINVESTPGTGTTFTVTLNKSLKGKM
- the hflC gene encoding protease modulator HflC encodes the protein MSGKIIDFSELKKGNFHWRGYVRFGIFLIIIIALLLIIFTNVYIVKEGEYKVVRQFGEVVRIDKTPGLKAKVPFIQSVVTLPKYQMTSDVSEAEINTKDKKRMLIDNYAVWRIEDPKKLITNARTLENAETKMEEFIYSAVRSELGQLNYDEIINDEKSSRGSLNDRITEKVNDLLQKDSYGISLTDVRIKRTDLPAENEASVFKRMISERESKAQEYLSKGDAKKNRIIADTDRKVKELLSTAEADAEVIRAEGEGEAAKIYNKSFSKDPEFYKLYRTLESYKKTIGDQTVIVLPSDSPYASLLMGNTK
- a CDS encoding response regulator transcription factor codes for the protein MSKKILVVDDEQSIVTLLQYNLEQSGYTVITALDGEQGLEAAVDIRPDLVVLDLMLPKMDGLEVCKQLRQQKINIPILMLTAKDDEFDKVLGLELGADDYLTKPFSPREVVARIKAILRRSQLQSNGSESSQDQEDGLLKLGELKVFPERYEAFFDEQQLELTPKEFELLLYLAKNKGRVLTRDQLLSAVWNYDFAGDSRIVDVHISHLREKIEKDTKKPLYIKTIRGLGYKLEEPKKE
- the polA gene encoding DNA polymerase I — its product is MDKKLVLIDGNSIAYRAFFALPLLNNDKGVHTNSVYGFTMMLNRILEEEKPTHILVAFDAGKTTFRHASFKEYKGGRQKTPPELSEQFPFIRELLDCFQIKRYELENYEADDIIGTLSLQAEKDGFEVKVISGDKDLTQLSSPSTTVSITKKGITEIEEYTPKHIHEKYGLSPLQIIDLKGLMGDASDNIPGIPGVGEKTALKLLHQFETVENLLQSIEEVSGQKLKEKIEEHKDLALLSKELATITREAPLEVSVNETEYTGMDQDRVISFYKELGFSTLLDKLDVTESAPLEQEKIEVHSAEMTEGMFADESALYVEILEDNYHRADIIGIAISNEQGHFYFHGDDALSSGAFKSWAEDETKKKTVFDAKRTVVALRHRGVEIKGIDFDVFLASYILDPAESVDEVAEITKTQGAIRLETDDVFYGKGAKRKIPEEAELREHIARKAKAILSLKEPMIDKLQEFEQFHLFTELELPLSIILANMEWQGIKVDIGRLKNMGQEIAIRLRNIEARIFDLAGEAFNINSPKQLGAILFEKLELPVMKKTKTGYSTSADVLEKLESKHDIVKEILLYRQLGKLQSTYIEGLLKVVNGKTDKVHTRFNQALTQTGRLSSTDPNLQNIPIRLEEGRKIRQAFIPSEKNWIIFAADYSQIELRVLAHIANDSGLVEAFQAGMDIHTKTAMDVFHVSAEEVTSNMRRHAKAVNFGIVYGISDYGLSQSLGITRKEAGEFIEKYLRSFPGVQEYMEESIHEARQKGYSTTLMQRRRYIPEITSRNFNIRSFAERTAMNTPIQGSAADIIKLAMINMNKRLKSEGLKTRMLLQVHDELIFETPPEELEILKVIVPEEMENAIELNVPLKVDYAFGPTWFDAK
- the hflK gene encoding FtsH protease activity modulator HflK is translated as MVSLKRIYTITGLVFLILILGVVAISTWYTVDESDQAVIMTFGKVEETITEPGLHFKLPWPIQSVEKLSKETFSLKFGYKEEDGEVTDYPSETKMITGDENIVLADLVVQWKITDPPKYLYNAEDPEKILYDTTSAALRSIIGSTKIDDALTSGKAQIEADVRDLLSQLMEKYDVGISISAVKLQDVELPNEEVRKAFTNVTDARETANTKINEADKYENKRMNEAEGEKDALISQANGDKAARTEAARGDVAVFEKLLSEYKGNKGITKDRLIIETLEEVLPNAEIYIMNDDGNTMKYLPLRSLEKEETKKTPAPDEAAIPEEETKKGNASEEKATGEGGSKQ